A segment of the Methanobrevibacter millerae genome:
AACAAAGGTTAATCTTTGCATTATTCTATTTATCCAGCATAAACACAAATGTTTTATTTACAAGCCATTTGATTATAAATCCAAATTCTGATTTAAATTATATAATTAACCTATTAACTCCAGATTTAAAGGAATATGATCAAATAATCACTGAACGAAAAATAATTGGAAAAAATGGTCATGAATCATTTAATGATAAACCTTTACCTCCAGAAGAGAATGGTAAAAAATTAAGAGAGGCATATGATCATGCTAAATTATGTTGGAAATTAGGGAAATATGTTGAATTTTTCAAAAATTGGTTAATCATTGATTTTATTTTATTTACCTCCTCAGGATATTTTATTGATGCATTTGGTGAAGAAATAATTGATATATTAACTGGATTAAATAACACAATTAAAGGGTAAAACGGTGGAATGTATATGGGAATATTTTCAAAATTTAAAAGGTATAATTTTAATATGGCTTCTTCAAAGGCCGTGGATTTATTTCAACAGGGCGAATATGAAAAATCCAAGGATATTTTTCTACAGCTTTTAAAGATGAATTATGCTCCAGTTGAATGTAATGACTATTTATTTGAAATTTATTATAATCTTGGCGATTTAGATAATGCATTGTTACATTTAAATAATTCTTTAGAAATAAATCCAAATAATATTGACAATATAATAAATAAAGGAATAGTTTTATATGAACTGGACAAAAATGATGAAGCTTTAGAATATTATAATAATGCTTTATTACTTGACGATAGGAACGAAAATGCAAGAGTTGGTAAATTATCTGTTTTGGTTGAACAAGGAAAATATGATGAAGCTAAAAGCTTTTATAATTCAATTGTTGTTAATACCAATGAGGATTACATTTTAGCCATGTATGCTACATTATTATATGTTTTGAATATGTTAGATGATGCTCTCAAATACTCAAATAAATCATTGCAGATAAATAATAACAATGTTGAATATTGGAATACGAAAGGACTGATTCTTTCCAGATTAAAAAAATATGATGAAAGTTTAAAATGTTTTAATTATGCTTTAAGCTTAAATCCAAATCACATAAATTCACTCATTAATAAAGGTTCTTTATATGATGAATTATCAGAATATGATGAAGCCATTGCTTGCTTTAATAAAGCTCTTCAAATTAATGCAAATGATGTTGTTGCCTGGGCGAATTTATCGAACTCTTATCGTTTATCAAAAGATTATGATAACTCGATAATGAGTATTGATAAAGCATTAAAATTAAATCCGAATGATGAAATTCTTTGGGATAAAAAAGGATTATATCTAGATGAAATGACCAAATATGATGAAGCATTAATATGTTTTGATAAAGCTTTAGAAATTAACCCCAAATCGATTAATGTATTAATTAATAAAGCCAATACTTTATTTCACCTAAAACGTTTCAATGAAGCACTAAATGTAATTGAAAAAGCGTTTAGTTTAGATGGCAATT
Coding sequences within it:
- a CDS encoding tetratricopeptide repeat protein; the protein is MGIFSKFKRYNFNMASSKAVDLFQQGEYEKSKDIFLQLLKMNYAPVECNDYLFEIYYNLGDLDNALLHLNNSLEINPNNIDNIINKGIVLYELDKNDEALEYYNNALLLDDRNENARVGKLSVLVEQGKYDEAKSFYNSIVVNTNEDYILAMYATLLYVLNMLDDALKYSNKSLQINNNNVEYWNTKGLILSRLKKYDESLKCFNYALSLNPNHINSLINKGSLYDELSEYDEAIACFNKALQINANDVVAWANLSNSYRLSKDYDNSIMSIDKALKLNPNDEILWDKKGLYLDEMTKYDEALICFDKALEINPKSINVLINKANTLFHLKRFNEALNVIEKAFSLDGNCRDIALVKIKILKELNMNNEADILEKEAKDMPEIEDRSLIHGKLFY